The nucleotide window TTAATCGCATAACATATACTGTAAAAATAATCGTTTAGCAGTAGATGCGCTTCTTGTTGCTCGGGTTATTTATGGTAAAGGGGGGGCTGTGACATCAAACGGCCGGCAGCAAACAGGTATTACAGGATGCTAAAATGTTTTATTTAGGCCAGGTATCTTCAAAAGTCTGCGAGGCACCAACGGTTGTACTACTTCACTCTGAAAATTAAATACATTACTTTTGCGGCTGATACAATATGTCTACACAGCTTTTTATAACACCCGAAGGGTTGCAGCAGGATGAAAAACCTCCTTATAGCCCCAATCCCGTATTAGGCGCAATCGCTAATTTTTTATCTTACCTGTTTCATCCGGTGTTTGTTCCGCTGTACGTAATAGCTTTCCTTTTATTTGTGGAGCCTTTTTTATTTGTAGGGGCTTCAGGTGCGGAAAAGGTATTAACCCTGGGCCGGGCCTTTATCAACTACACTTTTTTCCCTTTGATAAGTGTGTTGCTTTTAAAAGGGCTTAACCTGATCGGTTCTATCAAATTAAAAGAGCGAAAGGACCGGATCGTGCCGTTTATCATTTGTAATATCTGGTATTTCTGGATCTGGTATGTGTGGAGGGGGCTGCCAGGCGCACCTCATTACCTGGTGGTATTCGCGCTGGGCGTATTCCTGGCTTCTTCAATGGGGCTTTTGTCTAACATCTATTTAAAGATCAGCATGCATGGTATTGGCCTGGGTACTGCAACAGCTTTTCTATGCCTGCTGAGCTTTGATCCGGCTTCATCTAATATTACTATTTACCTGGCGCTGGCCATGCTCATTACCGGGTTGGTAGGTACATCGCGTTTGCTGCTATCGGCTCATACACCCCGCGAGTATTATCTGGGTCTCGGCGTAGGTGCACTTGGTATTATTATCGCCAACTGGGTGGCCTGATTAATTTTTTTAATATATTTTGAAAAGATCTATTTTGGTGCTTATATTTATTATACAGGCGGTAGCGTACTGATGATTTTAAATATTATATGAGTGGTAATCTATGGCACACTGTTTTTTATTAGTTTCGTCTAACTAACAGGCAACCTGGTCTTTATATTTTTATTTTAATTCTTTAACAAAATCAGATGAAGAAAATCAACATTGGCTTTTTGCTGCTGGCAGGCGCATTGCCCGCTATGGCGCAAAAGGTAAAGTTTACAGAATTCGATTTGAGTAACGGCATGCGCGTAGTGTTGCATGAGGATCATACGGCGCCGGTGGTAGTGACTTCGGTAATGTACCACGTAGGTAGTAAAGACGAAGTGCCCGGGCATACCGGGATGGCGCATTTTTTTGAGCACCTGCTGTTTGAAGGTTCTAAGAACATTAAGAAGGGCCAGTTTATGAAGATCGTTTCACAGAACGGGGGACAAAACAATGCCAATACCAGCCAGGACCGTACTTATTACTTTGAAGCATTTCCGAGCAACCAGCTCGAAACCGGCTTATGGCTGGAAAGTGAAAGACTAATGCATCCCGTGATCAATGAGGATGGGGTTAAAACGCAGAACGAGGTAGTGAAAGAAGAAAAAAGATTGCGCATTGATAACCAACCCTACGGAAACCTGATCGCTTCTGTATTTAATAAACTGTTTACCAAACATCCCTATCATTGGCCGATTATCGGTAGCATGGAGGACCTGGACAATACCAAACTGCCCGACTTTTTAGCGTTCAACAAAAAATATTATGCGCCTAATAATGCAGTGCTGGTAGTGGCGGGAGATATCGATCCTGTTAAAACCAAAAAACTGGTAGAAGCGTATTTTGGTCCTATTCCCAAAGGCCCTGCCATTGAAAGAGTAAATATCAAAGAGGATCCTATTACGCAACAAATTGTAGATACGGCTTACGATGCCAATATCCAGATACCTGCGATAGTAGCGGCTTACCGTACAGTGGGTATGAAAGAGCGCGATGCTATTGTGCTGGATATGGCTTCCCAGATCTTAAGCGGCGGAGCCAGCAGCCGTATGTATAAAAAAATGGTGGACCAAAAGAAAAATGCAGTGGCAGTACAGGCATTTAATTATACGCTGGAAGATTATGGGGCTTACCTGACTTTTGCCATACCCAATGGCAGCCAGAGCCTGGATCAATTGCTCGCTGATATGGACGAAGAAGTAGCCAAACTGCAAACTTCCCTGATCTCAGAGGCCGAGTTTACCAAGTTGCAAAACCAGGCAGAAAATGACTTCGTAAGCGGCAACAACACCATGATGGGGATCGCGGAAAGCCTGGCAAGCGGGTATACTTTCCATGGTAATACCAATTACCTGAACACAGAGCTTGACCTGATTAAATCTATAACCCGCCAGGATATCCAGGAGGTTGCTAAAAAATACCTTAATAAAGATCAGCGCGTGGTGCTTTATTATTTGCCTTCAAAAAAAGATGAAGCTGCTAAATAATAGATCCCATTATCTAAATGTATTTTAAAAAACTTGCGCAAGCAATAAATAATCAATTATGAAGAGAGTTTTTATAGCATCTGCTGCTTTGTTCTTTTGTACAGCGGTATTTGCACAAACTATAGACAGAAGCAAAAAGCCAAAAGAAGGGCCGGCTCCTGTCATTAAAATTGCTGATCCTGCAAAATTTGTTTTACCTAACGGGATGACCGTGCTCGTGGTGGAGAATCATAAATTACCTAAAATAACGGCAAGCCTTTCTACCAACCGGGGTGATATTGTAGAAGGAGATAAGGCGGGAGTGATTGGTTTAATGGGTGATATGCTAAACGAAGGCACTAAAAGTCTTTCTAAAGAAGCATTTGATGAAAAGGTAGAAGTGATGGGTGCCTCTGTTTCATTAAATTCGGGCGGTGGCTATGTATCAGCCCTAAACCGGTATTTTGAGCCCAGCCTGATGCTGATGGCGGACGCTTTAAGAAACCCGGCTTTTGAAAAGGAAAATTTTGATAAGCTGAAATCACAGGCGGTAACTAATCTGAAATCGCAGGAAAAAAATGCCAAGTCTATTTCTGCAAGAGTAGTGAATGCTATTTCTTACGGAAAAAATACAGCCAGGGGCGAGTTTCAAACCATTCAGAGTACAGAGGCCGTTACGCTTGACGATATTAAAAGCGCTTATCAAAAATACCTGAGCCCGGCCAGCAGCATTTTGACTTTTGTAGGTGATATCACACCGGCGCAGGCGAAGGAATATGCCACCAGGGCTTTTGGCAGCTGGAGTGGTAAGAAAATTGAGATCGCGAAAAACACCACGGTGGCTAATCCTGCGAAAACGGAGATCGACCTGATTGATGTACCTTCCGCAGTGCAAAGCGAAATATCTGTAGCCAACCTGATCAATAATCCGTACAGCAATCCCGATCACCATGCTTTAGTATTGGCGAATCATATTTTGGGTGGCGGCGCTGAGAGTAAATTATTCATGAACCTTCGTGAAAAACATGGTTTTACTTATGGCAGCTACAGTAACCTGCCCTCAGATCGTTACCAGACGATGTTCAAAGCCGGTGCTTCGGTACGTAATGATAAAGTAGACAGTGCGGTTACCGAGATCATCAGGGAGATCAACAATATGAGAGAGGGGAAGATCACGGCAGAAGAGCTGGCTACTGCCAAAGCGGTATACAATGGTGTGTTTGCTATGCGTATGGAAAATCCGCAGACCACTGCCAACTACGCCACTACCATTTTGATCAACGGGCTGCCTAATGACTTTTACAGAACCTATCTCCAAAAGATCAACGCAGTAACTGTGGCAGATATTAAGCGTGTAGCACAAAAATACCTGAACAGCGCCGATACCCGTATCGTAGTAGTTGGCAAAGCATCAGTAGTAAAAGATGGTTTGAGTAAGCTGGGCTACCCGGTTAAGTTGTATGATATTTATGCAACTCCTGTAACAGAAGCTGCAGCAGCCCCATCAGCTGATGTAGATAAAAACATTTCGGCGCAGGCGGTTATAGACAAGTATGTCGCAGCAATCGGCGGTAAAGACGCATTATCTAAAGTGACTTCTATGAGCGCCGATATTACTATGAATGTAAGCGGTCAGGCGCTAGGTGGTGTGATGAAGAATGCGGCGCCTAATAAATCATTGATGCAATTGTCAATGGGCGGTATGACGGTGATGAAAAGAGTGTTCGATGGCAAAAAGGGCTACCAGGAGCAAATGGGACAAAAGAAAGAATTAGGTGCAGATGAGGTTGCTGCTGCAGGCGATACAAAAGGACTTTTCCCTCAACTGTATTACAATACCGATGGATTTAAATTAAGCGCCCCTGCTTTTGA belongs to Niabella yanshanensis and includes:
- a CDS encoding M16 family metallopeptidase, with amino-acid sequence MKKINIGFLLLAGALPAMAQKVKFTEFDLSNGMRVVLHEDHTAPVVVTSVMYHVGSKDEVPGHTGMAHFFEHLLFEGSKNIKKGQFMKIVSQNGGQNNANTSQDRTYYFEAFPSNQLETGLWLESERLMHPVINEDGVKTQNEVVKEEKRLRIDNQPYGNLIASVFNKLFTKHPYHWPIIGSMEDLDNTKLPDFLAFNKKYYAPNNAVLVVAGDIDPVKTKKLVEAYFGPIPKGPAIERVNIKEDPITQQIVDTAYDANIQIPAIVAAYRTVGMKERDAIVLDMASQILSGGASSRMYKKMVDQKKNAVAVQAFNYTLEDYGAYLTFAIPNGSQSLDQLLADMDEEVAKLQTSLISEAEFTKLQNQAENDFVSGNNTMMGIAESLASGYTFHGNTNYLNTELDLIKSITRQDIQEVAKKYLNKDQRVVLYYLPSKKDEAAK
- a CDS encoding insulinase family protein produces the protein MKRVFIASAALFFCTAVFAQTIDRSKKPKEGPAPVIKIADPAKFVLPNGMTVLVVENHKLPKITASLSTNRGDIVEGDKAGVIGLMGDMLNEGTKSLSKEAFDEKVEVMGASVSLNSGGGYVSALNRYFEPSLMLMADALRNPAFEKENFDKLKSQAVTNLKSQEKNAKSISARVVNAISYGKNTARGEFQTIQSTEAVTLDDIKSAYQKYLSPASSILTFVGDITPAQAKEYATRAFGSWSGKKIEIAKNTTVANPAKTEIDLIDVPSAVQSEISVANLINNPYSNPDHHALVLANHILGGGAESKLFMNLREKHGFTYGSYSNLPSDRYQTMFKAGASVRNDKVDSAVTEIIREINNMREGKITAEELATAKAVYNGVFAMRMENPQTTANYATTILINGLPNDFYRTYLQKINAVTVADIKRVAQKYLNSADTRIVVVGKASVVKDGLSKLGYPVKLYDIYATPVTEAAAAPSADVDKNISAQAVIDKYVAAIGGKDALSKVTSMSADITMNVSGQALGGVMKNAAPNKSLMQLSMGGMTVMKRVFDGKKGYQEQMGQKKELGADEVAAAGDTKGLFPQLYYNTDGFKLSAPAFEKVNGEDAYKIVVTKPSGKTETEYYSAKTGFLLKQEGKVKAAGQELEQTMEFSNYTPVGGIQLPASMTQSIMGQSFEITMKGYKLNEGVADTDFE